Proteins encoded by one window of Enterococcus faecalis:
- a CDS encoding D-alanine--D-alanine ligase: MKIILLYGGRSEEHDVSVLSAYSVLNAIYYKYYQVQLVFISKDGQWVKGPLLSERPQNKEVLHLTWAQTPEETGEFSGKRISPSEIYEEEAIVFPVLHGPNGEDGTIQGFMETINMPYVGAGVLASANAMDKIMTKYLLQTVGIPQVPFVPVLRSDWKGNPKEVFEKCEGSLIYPVFVKPANMGSSVGISKAENREELQEALEEAFRYDARAIVEQGIEAREIEVAILGNEDVRTTLPGEVVKDVAFYDYDAKYINNTIEMQIPAHVPEEVAHQAQEYAKKAYIMLDGSGLSRCDFFLTSKNELFLNELNTMPGFTDFSMYPLLWENMGLKYSDLIEELIQLALNRFKQRQEFYNN, from the coding sequence TTGAAGATTATTTTGTTGTATGGCGGCAGAAGTGAAGAGCACGATGTGTCTGTTTTGTCTGCATATTCCGTTTTAAATGCAATCTATTATAAATATTATCAAGTACAGTTAGTCTTTATTAGTAAAGACGGTCAATGGGTAAAAGGCCCTCTCTTATCTGAACGACCACAAAATAAAGAAGTTTTACATTTAACTTGGGCACAAACACCTGAAGAAACAGGCGAATTTTCAGGAAAACGAATCAGTCCTTCGGAAATTTATGAAGAAGAAGCGATTGTTTTCCCTGTTTTACATGGGCCAAATGGTGAAGATGGAACAATTCAAGGATTCATGGAAACCATTAATATGCCTTATGTAGGCGCAGGTGTCTTAGCTAGTGCTAACGCAATGGACAAAATCATGACGAAATATCTTTTACAAACTGTTGGCATTCCACAAGTACCATTCGTGCCAGTTTTAAGAAGTGACTGGAAAGGAAATCCAAAAGAAGTCTTTGAAAAATGTGAAGGTTCTTTAATTTATCCGGTCTTTGTTAAACCTGCCAATATGGGTTCTAGTGTCGGAATTAGCAAAGCGGAAAATCGTGAAGAATTGCAAGAAGCATTGGAAGAAGCTTTCCGTTATGATGCCCGAGCAATTGTTGAACAAGGGATTGAAGCACGTGAAATTGAAGTAGCCATTTTAGGAAATGAAGATGTCCGTACGACTTTACCTGGTGAAGTGGTGAAAGATGTCGCTTTCTATGATTATGATGCAAAATACATCAATAACACGATTGAAATGCAAATCCCAGCGCATGTTCCAGAAGAAGTAGCTCATCAAGCGCAAGAATACGCTAAAAAAGCGTATATTATGTTAGATGGAAGTGGCTTAAGTCGCTGTGATTTCTTCTTAACAAGCAAAAACGAATTATTCCTGAATGAATTGAACACCATGCCTGGTTTTACTGACTTTAGTATGTATCCTTTACTGTGGGAAAATATGGGCTTGAAATACAGTGATTTAATTGAGGAACTGATTCAGTTAGCTTTGAATCGTTTTAAACAACGCCAAGAATTTTATAATAACTAA